A window of Rhinolophus ferrumequinum isolate MPI-CBG mRhiFer1 chromosome X, mRhiFer1_v1.p, whole genome shotgun sequence contains these coding sequences:
- the P2RY8 gene encoding P2Y purinoceptor 8 isoform X2, which yields MDMNVTRPDNATITMLKDPVIAVVLPVVYSLVVVVSIPGNLFSLWVLCRHIGPTSPSIIFMINLSVTDLTLASVLPFQIYYHCNGNHWVFGEWLCNVVTVAFYANMYSSILTMTCIGVDRFLGVVYPLASAPWRRRRYAVATCATMWLLLLAALSPLARTDLTYEVEELGIVTCFDVLKSTMLPSVAMWAMFLFTLFIVLFLIPFVVTVACYTATILKLLRTPDPHGHGQRRRAVCLATVVLLAFVTCFAPNNFVLLAHMVARLFLGRSFYHVYKLTLCLSCLNNCLDPFVYYFASREFQLRLRRYLGSGRPAHSLPTRRESLLSGRTLSAPSMTSGHADGLEPAARPCLKRQESVF from the coding sequence ATGGACATGAACGTGACGCGTCCCGACAACGCCACCATCACGATGCTGAAGGACCCGGTCATCGCCGTGGTGTTGCCGGTGGTATACtcgctggtggtggtggtgagcaTCCCGGGCAACCTGTTCTCGCTGTGGGTGCTGTGCCGCCACATCGGGCCCACGTCCCCATCCATCATCTTCATGATAAACCTGAGCGTCACGGACCTGACGCTGGCCAGCGTGCTGCCCTTCCAGATCTATTACCACTGCAACGGGAACCACTGGGTGTTTGGCGAGTGGCTGTGTAACGTTGTGACCGTGGCCTTCTACGCCAACATGTACTCGTCCATCCTGACGATGACGTGCATCGGCGTGGACCGCTTCCTGGGCGTGGTGTACCCGCTGGCGTCCGCCCCCTGGCGGCGCCGTCGCTACGCTGTGGCCACCTGCGCCACCATGTGGTTGCTGCTGCTGGCCGCGCTGTCCCCGCTGGCGCGCACGGACCTCACCTACGAGGTGGAGGAGCTGGGCATCGTCACGTGCTTCGACGTGCTCAAGTCCACGATGCTGCCCAGCGTGGCCATGTGGGCCATGTTCCTGTTCACGCTCTTCATCGTGCTTTTCCTCATCCCCTTCGTGGTGACCGTGGCCTGCTACACGGCCACCATCCTCAAGCTCCTGCGCACGCCCGACCCGCACGGCCACGGCCAACGGCGACGCGCCGTCTGCCTCGCCACCGTGGTGCTGCTGGCCTTTGTCACCTGCTTCGCGCCCAACAACTTCGTGCTGCTGGCGCACATGGTGGCCCGGCTGTTTCTGGGCAGGAGCTTCTACCACGTGTACAAGCTCACGCTCTGCCTCAGCTGCCTCAACAACTGCCTGGACCCCTTCGTCTACTATTTTGCCTCCCGCGAGTTCCAGCTCCGGCTGCGGCGCTACCTGGGCTCCGGGAGGCCGGCGCACAGCCTGCCGACGCGCAGGGAGAGCCTGCTGTCCGGCAGGACACTGTCGGCGCCCTCGATGACCAGCGGCCACGCCGACGGGCTGGAGCCGGCCGCCCGGCCCTGCCTCAAGAGACAGGAGAGCGTGTTCTGA
- the P2RY8 gene encoding P2Y purinoceptor 8 isoform X1, producing MSGGGTDRGVPRRARSCALAPFLSGAFSGGSASSTPRSSPSPRRTHSTMDMNVTRPDNATITMLKDPVIAVVLPVVYSLVVVVSIPGNLFSLWVLCRHIGPTSPSIIFMINLSVTDLTLASVLPFQIYYHCNGNHWVFGEWLCNVVTVAFYANMYSSILTMTCIGVDRFLGVVYPLASAPWRRRRYAVATCATMWLLLLAALSPLARTDLTYEVEELGIVTCFDVLKSTMLPSVAMWAMFLFTLFIVLFLIPFVVTVACYTATILKLLRTPDPHGHGQRRRAVCLATVVLLAFVTCFAPNNFVLLAHMVARLFLGRSFYHVYKLTLCLSCLNNCLDPFVYYFASREFQLRLRRYLGSGRPAHSLPTRRESLLSGRTLSAPSMTSGHADGLEPAARPCLKRQESVF from the coding sequence ATCCTCACCGAGCCCTCGCCGGACGCACTCCACGATGGACATGAACGTGACGCGTCCCGACAACGCCACCATCACGATGCTGAAGGACCCGGTCATCGCCGTGGTGTTGCCGGTGGTATACtcgctggtggtggtggtgagcaTCCCGGGCAACCTGTTCTCGCTGTGGGTGCTGTGCCGCCACATCGGGCCCACGTCCCCATCCATCATCTTCATGATAAACCTGAGCGTCACGGACCTGACGCTGGCCAGCGTGCTGCCCTTCCAGATCTATTACCACTGCAACGGGAACCACTGGGTGTTTGGCGAGTGGCTGTGTAACGTTGTGACCGTGGCCTTCTACGCCAACATGTACTCGTCCATCCTGACGATGACGTGCATCGGCGTGGACCGCTTCCTGGGCGTGGTGTACCCGCTGGCGTCCGCCCCCTGGCGGCGCCGTCGCTACGCTGTGGCCACCTGCGCCACCATGTGGTTGCTGCTGCTGGCCGCGCTGTCCCCGCTGGCGCGCACGGACCTCACCTACGAGGTGGAGGAGCTGGGCATCGTCACGTGCTTCGACGTGCTCAAGTCCACGATGCTGCCCAGCGTGGCCATGTGGGCCATGTTCCTGTTCACGCTCTTCATCGTGCTTTTCCTCATCCCCTTCGTGGTGACCGTGGCCTGCTACACGGCCACCATCCTCAAGCTCCTGCGCACGCCCGACCCGCACGGCCACGGCCAACGGCGACGCGCCGTCTGCCTCGCCACCGTGGTGCTGCTGGCCTTTGTCACCTGCTTCGCGCCCAACAACTTCGTGCTGCTGGCGCACATGGTGGCCCGGCTGTTTCTGGGCAGGAGCTTCTACCACGTGTACAAGCTCACGCTCTGCCTCAGCTGCCTCAACAACTGCCTGGACCCCTTCGTCTACTATTTTGCCTCCCGCGAGTTCCAGCTCCGGCTGCGGCGCTACCTGGGCTCCGGGAGGCCGGCGCACAGCCTGCCGACGCGCAGGGAGAGCCTGCTGTCCGGCAGGACACTGTCGGCGCCCTCGATGACCAGCGGCCACGCCGACGGGCTGGAGCCGGCCGCCCGGCCCTGCCTCAAGAGACAGGAGAGCGTGTTCTGA